Proteins encoded in a region of the Planococcus shixiaomingii genome:
- a CDS encoding MFS transporter — protein sequence MDQSYSTNTIEKRTIKKTMRRILPFILLLYAVAFLDRINLGFAALEMNADLALTAEVFGLLSGLFFIGYFLFEVPSNLMLKKIGAKLWISRIMFTWGIIVILTGFAQSATHLYILRFLLGVAEAGFTPGIILYLTYWFRASERGKATAVFFIALPLSALIGAPLSTWIIDTISWSGLAGWRWMFILEGIPAVLLGIVVLFYMTNRPADAKWLTIEEKTWLEGELEKERKLSSMVNKSSHLAMLKDSKVWKLSLVNMAGFVAVNGLSYWMPTILKSLSSSSTTNIQIGWLSMIPSLIAIPAILFVGWNADRTNSYKKHLVACISIAMIGLIGCALVPSAPLMVLMLSITSAGLYGISGSFYAYLTFFFTQSTAPAGIALVSSLSAIGGFIGPMLLGVVELREGMFVIAGFMLVSLITLFTLKLEKNRQSEQIVEQPIEVSN from the coding sequence ATGGATCAATCATACTCAACTAATACCATTGAAAAAAGAACGATTAAGAAAACGATGAGAAGGATTTTGCCGTTTATTTTACTATTATATGCGGTTGCTTTTTTGGACAGGATTAATCTTGGATTTGCTGCCTTAGAGATGAATGCAGATTTAGCCTTAACAGCTGAAGTATTCGGTTTGTTATCAGGTTTGTTCTTTATCGGATATTTCCTGTTTGAAGTTCCAAGCAATTTGATGTTAAAAAAGATTGGTGCAAAATTATGGATTTCTCGGATTATGTTTACTTGGGGAATTATCGTTATATTAACTGGATTTGCCCAATCCGCTACACATTTATATATATTGCGCTTTTTACTTGGAGTGGCTGAAGCGGGTTTCACACCGGGTATTATTCTTTACTTAACGTATTGGTTCAGAGCAAGTGAAAGAGGGAAAGCAACCGCTGTCTTTTTTATTGCTTTACCATTAAGTGCATTGATAGGTGCACCGCTGTCAACGTGGATTATCGATACTATTTCGTGGAGTGGTTTAGCCGGTTGGAGATGGATGTTTATCTTAGAAGGTATACCAGCTGTCCTATTAGGCATTGTCGTTCTGTTTTACATGACCAATAGACCTGCTGATGCAAAGTGGTTAACGATCGAAGAGAAGACATGGCTTGAAGGCGAATTAGAAAAAGAGAGAAAATTGAGTTCCATGGTCAATAAATCTTCACATCTTGCCATGCTGAAAGATTCGAAGGTTTGGAAATTATCTCTCGTTAATATGGCGGGCTTTGTCGCTGTCAATGGGTTATCCTATTGGATGCCAACGATTCTTAAATCCTTATCTTCTTCTTCAACGACAAACATACAAATTGGCTGGTTGTCCATGATTCCTTCCCTCATTGCTATTCCGGCAATCTTATTTGTAGGATGGAATGCAGACAGAACAAATTCCTATAAAAAGCACTTAGTTGCATGTATCTCAATTGCCATGATTGGACTCATCGGTTGTGCGCTAGTACCGAGTGCACCGTTGATGGTCTTAATGTTATCCATTACCTCTGCAGGATTGTACGGAATATCAGGTTCTTTCTATGCGTATTTAACGTTCTTCTTTACGCAATCAACAGCACCTGCAGGCATCGCTTTAGTAAGCTCACTTTCTGCAATTGGCGGTTTTATAGGGCCGATGTTGCTGGGAGTTGTGGAGTTAAGAGAAGGCATGTTTGTGATTGCTGGTTTCATGCTTGTCAGTCTAATTACACTTTTCACATTGAAACTTGAGAAAAATCGCCAGAGCGAACAAATAGTAGAGCAGCCCATTGAAGTTTCAAATTGA
- a CDS encoding DUF86 domain-containing protein: MYFIDRSKITETVSYMNSLLNLYEKKDSWTSLEDQLALERLASNIIESIIDVGNTMIDGFIMRDPGSYDDIIDILTDEKVITAEMDEPLKKVIALRKMLVREFMKADHPTIIAVLNDSLEELKSFGPKAEHYLEHELGPVSAFIPETNNEKL, from the coding sequence ATGTATTTTATCGACCGCTCTAAAATTACCGAAACGGTTTCATATATGAATTCTTTACTGAACTTATATGAAAAAAAGGACAGCTGGACATCACTTGAAGACCAGTTGGCTTTGGAAAGACTAGCTTCTAACATCATCGAATCAATCATTGACGTCGGCAACACGATGATCGATGGGTTTATCATGCGCGATCCCGGCAGCTATGACGACATCATTGATATTTTGACAGATGAAAAAGTCATTACTGCTGAAATGGATGAGCCATTGAAAAAAGTGATAGCCTTGCGCAAAATGCTGGTCCGTGAATTTATGAAAGCAGACCATCCAACAATAATAGCTGTTCTCAACGATAGCCTTGAAGAATTAAAAAGCTTTGGCCCGAAAGCGGAACATTATCTAGAACATGAACTTGGCCCAGTATCAGCGTTCATCCCGGAGACGAACAATGAAAAACTATAA
- a CDS encoding methionine/alanine import family NSS transporter small subunit has translation MSTSAIVIMIIGMIIIWGGLIASIAYAVNKSRIAKRNARNA, from the coding sequence ATGTCAACAAGCGCAATCGTAATAATGATAATTGGTATGATCATCATTTGGGGCGGCTTAATAGCAAGTATTGCCTATGCCGTCAATAAAAGCAGAATTGCAAAAAGAAACGCTAGAAACGCTTGA
- a CDS encoding YuzB family protein: MKPIVEFCISNIANGAQDSFEKLEKDSNLDVLDYGCLSYCTQCSESLYALVNGEIVEADSPEELTQKVYDFIEENPLF; this comes from the coding sequence ATGAAACCAATTGTTGAATTTTGCATCAGCAACATCGCCAATGGAGCGCAAGATTCCTTTGAAAAACTGGAAAAGGACTCGAACCTGGATGTCTTGGATTATGGCTGTTTAAGCTACTGCACCCAGTGCTCAGAATCTTTGTATGCGTTGGTAAATGGCGAGATTGTAGAAGCCGATTCTCCAGAAGAATTGACACAAAAAGTGTATGATTTTATAGAAGAAAATCCATTGTTCTAA
- a CDS encoding bifunctional metallophosphatase/5'-nucleotidase, whose translation MKKKIQVFASTALALGVFSSTFTAPLVEAAPGKDAAVSNRGIEVQLLGVNDWHGQIDVTRKVSGKNAGGAEYLAAYLKQREATNKNTLLIHSGDMTGGSSPASALLQDEPTVEIMNALGFDIGTLGNHEFDRGVDELKRLIDGGYHETTGDFEGAAFPYVAANVVYKDSGKNLLPAYHIEKVNGMKIGFIGVVTKDIKDVVIASALENIEVTDSKIAVDKAVAELQTQGVESIVVLAHAPATSKTDGTEASGESVELATSVNDEVDIILGAHNHAYSDAIVDNKLVVQAYSYGTAFVDIDLVIDPKTKDIVQKSAEVVTTFQDGIEPDAEVKAMVDGYKAEVAPLINREVGTATEAITKTGDNSGESALGNLIADSQRAALNTDFAFMNPGGIRADLNAGPITWGELYTIQPFGNLLVSATYTGQQIKDVLEQQFTASKTTILQVSGLTYTYEKSAPIGNKITNLKDVNGNEVALDKTYTVTLNNFLVGGGDGFSKFKEGTNQVIGSVDLDALEAYISNLNAPVSAPATDRISVK comes from the coding sequence ATGAAAAAGAAAATCCAGGTTTTTGCCAGTACAGCGTTGGCTTTAGGAGTTTTCAGTTCTACATTCACTGCACCATTAGTAGAGGCGGCACCAGGCAAAGATGCAGCAGTTTCTAACCGAGGCATTGAAGTTCAACTATTGGGGGTTAACGATTGGCACGGGCAAATTGATGTTACACGAAAAGTAAGCGGTAAAAATGCTGGGGGTGCCGAATATTTAGCGGCATATTTAAAACAAAGAGAAGCAACGAATAAAAATACACTATTGATTCATTCTGGTGATATGACTGGTGGCAGCTCGCCGGCATCCGCTCTTTTGCAGGATGAGCCGACAGTTGAAATCATGAATGCACTTGGCTTTGATATCGGAACACTTGGAAACCACGAATTTGACCGCGGAGTAGATGAACTGAAACGCCTTATAGACGGCGGCTATCATGAAACAACTGGGGATTTTGAAGGAGCGGCCTTCCCGTATGTAGCGGCTAACGTTGTCTATAAAGATTCCGGTAAAAACTTGCTTCCTGCTTACCATATCGAAAAAGTAAACGGCATGAAGATCGGCTTTATCGGCGTTGTCACAAAAGATATTAAAGACGTGGTCATCGCCAGCGCTTTAGAGAACATTGAAGTGACCGACTCTAAAATAGCAGTAGATAAAGCTGTAGCTGAGCTGCAGACACAAGGCGTCGAATCGATTGTGGTATTGGCTCATGCTCCAGCCACTTCAAAGACTGATGGAACAGAAGCTTCTGGAGAATCCGTTGAGTTGGCAACTAGCGTCAACGATGAAGTCGACATCATTCTAGGTGCGCACAATCACGCGTATTCCGATGCGATTGTCGACAACAAACTGGTCGTCCAAGCCTATTCATACGGAACCGCTTTTGTAGATATTGATCTGGTCATCGATCCGAAGACGAAAGACATTGTCCAAAAATCTGCGGAAGTTGTTACCACTTTCCAGGATGGCATCGAGCCGGATGCAGAAGTGAAAGCCATGGTTGATGGCTATAAAGCAGAAGTTGCTCCATTGATCAACCGAGAAGTTGGCACAGCAACTGAAGCCATTACTAAAACAGGCGACAACAGCGGAGAATCGGCACTCGGTAATTTAATCGCTGATTCACAGCGCGCTGCCTTGAACACTGATTTTGCTTTCATGAATCCAGGCGGCATCCGGGCAGACTTGAATGCCGGTCCGATCACTTGGGGTGAATTGTACACAATTCAGCCTTTTGGAAACCTGCTTGTCAGCGCGACATACACTGGCCAGCAAATCAAAGACGTATTGGAACAGCAATTTACTGCAAGCAAAACAACAATCCTGCAAGTTTCCGGATTGACTTATACGTATGAAAAATCTGCTCCAATCGGCAACAAAATCACGAACCTAAAAGATGTTAACGGCAACGAGGTTGCCCTAGACAAAACATACACGGTCACACTTAATAACTTTTTGGTTGGCGGTGGAGATGGATTCTCTAAATTTAAAGAAGGTACTAACCAAGTAATCGGATCCGTTGATTTGGACGCTTTAGAAGCTTACATTTCCAATCTCAATGCACCTGTCAGCGCTCCTGCCACAGACCGAATTTCTGTAAAATAA
- a CDS encoding NifU family protein, with product MTEALMEDQVMEVLDKLRPFLLRDGGDCELVDIEDGIVKLRLLGACGSCPSSTITLKAGIERALMEEVPGVVEVEQVF from the coding sequence ATGACTGAAGCTTTGATGGAAGATCAAGTAATGGAAGTCTTAGATAAATTGCGTCCATTCCTTTTGCGTGACGGGGGAGACTGTGAACTCGTTGATATTGAAGATGGAATCGTAAAACTTCGTCTACTCGGCGCATGCGGAAGCTGCCCAAGTTCGACAATTACATTAAAAGCAGGGATTGAACGCGCGTTAATGGAAGAAGTTCCTGGCGTTGTAGAAGTAGAACAAGTATTTTAA
- a CDS encoding YuzD family protein, whose amino-acid sequence MPKELTIEVYGTEVICASCVNAPSSIDTYEWLEAAISRKYKDQPFSITYVDIEKPQTEEHKQDYAQRILDDEFFYPLVLVEGEVVGEGYVQLKPVYKELEKHGFVAGE is encoded by the coding sequence ATGCCGAAAGAATTAACGATTGAAGTTTACGGAACCGAGGTAATTTGCGCAAGTTGCGTAAATGCGCCTTCTTCCATTGATACGTATGAATGGTTAGAGGCGGCAATCTCACGTAAATACAAAGACCAGCCGTTTTCAATTACGTATGTCGATATTGAGAAACCGCAAACGGAAGAACATAAACAAGACTACGCGCAGCGCATTTTGGATGATGAGTTCTTTTATCCTCTTGTGCTGGTTGAAGGAGAAGTTGTAGGTGAAGGTTACGTGCAATTGAAGCCCGTTTATAAAGAACTCGAGAAGCACGGGTTTGTAGCAGGCGAATAA
- a CDS encoding YutD family protein: MITIEQWNYEIVIDHREGFQEEALVSRYSEILTKYDYILGDWGYGQLRLKGFFEDTNHKATYDTKISTLQDYLYEYCNFGCAYFVIKKTGKVQEPVQEPVEEIASEETLETEA, encoded by the coding sequence TTGATCACGATAGAACAGTGGAATTATGAGATAGTAATCGATCACCGTGAAGGTTTCCAAGAAGAAGCGCTGGTCAGCCGGTATAGTGAAATATTAACGAAGTACGATTATATTTTAGGCGACTGGGGTTATGGTCAGTTGCGATTAAAAGGCTTTTTTGAAGATACGAACCATAAAGCGACGTATGATACAAAAATCAGTACGTTGCAGGATTATTTATATGAGTATTGCAATTTTGGCTGTGCTTACTTTGTGATCAAGAAAACGGGCAAAGTACAAGAACCGGTGCAAGAACCAGTTGAAGAAATAGCGTCAGAAGAAACCCTCGAAACGGAAGCGTGA
- a CDS encoding Na+/H+ antiporter NhaC family protein, whose protein sequence is MENTIFSIVPPIIAIAMVLLTRRVLLSLGAGIVAAALILTAFAPVEAIQELIKSFTITFWDDGINTGNVYILLFLLLLGIITAFVSLSGGSQAFAEWASNHIKSRRGAKLLTVVLGFLIFIDDYFNALAVGQVARPITDRYRVSRAKLAYFIDSTAAPICVVSPVSSWGAAIIGIIATILAGQSYVELSALEAFIWMAPMNFYVIATLAIVIFVAVFDVDFGAMKKHETLAKTTGQLFDAKKTIPGEMNEDFPTHSHGRVLDLLLPIILLVVGTVGSMFWTGYLNAGRELDVWLIFENTDVGLSLFIGGLLGALSAIILYVMQFRKNETASASWLAKGLKAGIASMSGAVLILIFAWALSYLIEELQTGLYLADIVSQSNVPTGILPVLLYVLAGAMAFSTGTSWGSFAILLPIAGNIMAQAAPELLLPALAAVLAGAVFGDHCSPISDTTILSSTGAGSNLMDHVLTQLPYAMTAAAIGGVGYVVIGMTQSLPLALAAVFLLLAIVFLYWVKQPSTSARQEKI, encoded by the coding sequence ATGGAGAACACGATTTTTTCGATTGTGCCACCAATTATCGCGATTGCCATGGTGCTCTTGACGCGCCGCGTCTTGTTGTCACTTGGAGCAGGCATTGTAGCAGCTGCGCTTATCCTAACGGCTTTCGCACCGGTCGAAGCAATACAGGAGCTTATTAAGTCATTTACAATCACATTTTGGGATGACGGCATTAATACAGGGAATGTTTATATCCTTCTATTCTTATTGCTGCTTGGCATCATCACTGCATTTGTCAGTTTATCCGGCGGCAGCCAGGCTTTTGCAGAATGGGCATCCAATCACATTAAGTCCCGTAGGGGAGCAAAATTGCTTACGGTCGTGCTGGGGTTTCTAATTTTCATCGATGATTACTTTAATGCACTGGCAGTCGGCCAAGTGGCTCGGCCTATTACAGACCGTTATAGAGTATCACGGGCAAAGCTAGCATATTTTATCGATTCAACAGCTGCACCGATTTGCGTAGTGTCTCCGGTGTCCAGTTGGGGAGCGGCAATTATCGGAATTATTGCCACAATATTAGCGGGCCAGAGCTATGTGGAATTATCAGCACTTGAAGCGTTCATTTGGATGGCGCCCATGAACTTTTATGTAATCGCAACGCTTGCGATTGTCATTTTTGTAGCTGTTTTTGATGTTGACTTTGGCGCGATGAAAAAACACGAGACATTGGCTAAAACAACAGGCCAATTGTTTGATGCCAAGAAAACAATACCAGGGGAAATGAATGAAGACTTTCCGACGCATTCTCATGGTAGGGTTCTAGATCTGCTTCTGCCGATTATTTTATTAGTAGTTGGAACAGTCGGATCAATGTTTTGGACAGGTTACCTGAACGCAGGAAGAGAACTGGACGTTTGGTTGATTTTTGAAAATACCGATGTTGGCTTATCTTTGTTTATCGGCGGACTGCTTGGAGCCTTATCGGCAATCATCCTGTATGTCATGCAGTTTAGAAAAAATGAAACGGCTAGTGCCAGCTGGCTAGCGAAAGGCTTGAAAGCCGGAATAGCCTCAATGTCTGGTGCAGTATTGATTTTGATTTTTGCCTGGGCGCTCAGCTATTTGATCGAAGAATTACAAACAGGTTTATATTTAGCAGATATAGTTTCTCAAAGCAATGTGCCGACGGGTATACTGCCGGTTCTTCTCTATGTGCTCGCTGGAGCTATGGCATTTTCAACGGGAACCTCTTGGGGTTCGTTCGCCATTCTTCTTCCAATTGCAGGGAACATCATGGCACAGGCAGCCCCGGAACTTTTATTGCCGGCATTGGCGGCTGTATTAGCAGGAGCTGTATTCGGAGATCATTGTTCGCCAATTTCTGATACGACCATTTTGTCGTCAACAGGAGCGGGAAGCAATCTTATGGATCATGTGTTGACTCAGCTTCCGTATGCGATGACTGCTGCTGCAATTGGCGGCGTTGGGTATGTTGTAATAGGGATGACACAATCACTTCCATTAGCTTTAGCTGCGGTCTTTTTATTATTGGCCATCGTCTTTTTGTATTGGGTGAAACAGCCGTCAACTAGTGCAAGACAAGAGAAAATATAG
- a CDS encoding TIGR01457 family HAD-type hydrolase, giving the protein MKNYKAYCLDLDGTVYRGTEVIPEAVTFIERLQKKGIEPFFVTNNASMTQQQLGDKLARFGVKAEKSRIISSAVAAAKYIKHWYPGKKVFMIGSAGLEKALLQEGIERVKENGDIVLMGIDRDINFDKLAEACLEVRKGAIFISTNGDLAYPSEKGLIPGNGAYTTLVAASTGVDPLYIGKPEMHMLEAIMLDFGFDKKDMVMIGDNYDTDIKAGIHFGIDTIHVNTGVTSTEEAMKKAIKPTCMVESLEMYKV; this is encoded by the coding sequence ATGAAAAACTATAAAGCCTATTGCCTCGATTTGGATGGAACAGTTTATCGGGGAACTGAGGTTATTCCTGAAGCCGTAACCTTCATCGAACGGTTGCAAAAAAAGGGCATTGAACCGTTCTTCGTTACGAATAATGCTTCGATGACACAACAGCAATTGGGCGACAAACTGGCCCGTTTTGGAGTGAAGGCTGAAAAGTCGCGAATCATCTCCTCGGCGGTCGCAGCTGCGAAATACATCAAGCACTGGTATCCCGGTAAAAAAGTTTTCATGATCGGCTCTGCTGGATTAGAGAAAGCGTTGTTACAAGAAGGAATAGAACGGGTAAAGGAAAATGGAGACATTGTGCTGATGGGAATTGACCGTGACATCAACTTTGACAAGCTGGCGGAGGCTTGTCTGGAAGTGCGTAAAGGTGCAATCTTCATATCGACTAACGGTGATCTAGCTTATCCTTCCGAGAAAGGATTAATACCAGGGAACGGGGCGTACACGACTCTTGTAGCGGCCTCTACCGGCGTTGATCCTCTGTACATCGGTAAACCAGAGATGCACATGCTTGAAGCCATTATGTTGGATTTCGGATTCGATAAAAAGGATATGGTCATGATCGGCGACAACTACGATACCGACATTAAAGCGGGCATTCATTTTGGAATCGATACCATCCATGTCAATACGGGAGTCACTTCTACAGAAGAGGCTATGAAAAAAGCGATAAAGCCTACTTGTATGGTGGAAAGTCTTGAAATGTATAAGGTATAA
- a CDS encoding sodium-dependent transporter, translating to MERSQWGTRAGFVMAAIGSAVGLGNIWRFPYVAYENGGGAFFIPYLFALLTAGIPILILEFTIGQKFRGSAPLSFFRMSGKKLEWLGWWAVFVSFIISCYYAVIIAWAMRYTIFSFNQAWGTDTEAFLFNDFLQLTVQPGQTGSIVWGVFIPLVLTWIITLGILFAGVKKGIELANRIFIPTLVVIFLIVVLRAVTLDGAAMGLDAFFKPNVEALMDPSVWVAAYGHIFFSLSVAFAIMITYASYLPKKSDLTNNAFITGFANSAFELLAGIGIFAALGFMANQQGVAVADVAAAGVGLAFVVFPQIINEFPGFNGLFGALFFLSLTLAGLTSLISITETYVAGVSEKFGITRNKSLAFGGGLAALISILFATQGGLFFLDVVDYFINQFGVAFIGLVEVVLVVWVFRKADMLRDHANGISDIRLGGWWKFCLGIVTPIVLGYMMFGLFKVNLLKQFDTENGNYEGYSNMFIMSAGVTVAAAAIILGVLASLGKWHKDYAEFKEEK from the coding sequence ATGGAACGTTCGCAATGGGGTACGCGAGCCGGTTTTGTCATGGCGGCAATCGGTTCCGCGGTGGGACTCGGAAACATTTGGCGTTTTCCATACGTCGCTTACGAAAATGGTGGAGGAGCATTCTTTATACCGTACTTATTCGCTCTGCTAACTGCAGGAATCCCGATTTTAATTTTGGAATTCACCATTGGACAAAAGTTTCGTGGATCAGCGCCATTATCATTCTTTAGAATGAGCGGCAAAAAATTAGAATGGCTTGGATGGTGGGCGGTTTTTGTATCGTTTATTATATCCTGTTATTATGCCGTTATTATTGCTTGGGCTATGCGCTATACTATTTTTTCATTCAACCAGGCATGGGGAACGGATACAGAAGCGTTCCTATTTAATGACTTCTTACAGTTAACAGTGCAACCTGGACAAACAGGCAGTATTGTATGGGGTGTATTTATTCCACTTGTACTAACGTGGATCATTACGCTGGGAATCTTATTTGCTGGAGTCAAAAAAGGAATTGAACTAGCAAACCGTATCTTTATTCCAACACTTGTTGTCATTTTCTTGATTGTTGTGCTACGCGCAGTAACTTTGGATGGTGCAGCAATGGGGCTTGATGCATTCTTCAAACCGAACGTTGAGGCACTTATGGATCCATCAGTTTGGGTCGCTGCCTACGGACATATTTTCTTTAGTTTATCTGTGGCATTTGCCATCATGATAACTTATGCAAGTTATCTTCCGAAAAAATCAGACCTTACAAACAATGCGTTCATTACTGGATTTGCAAACTCAGCATTTGAGTTGCTTGCCGGTATTGGGATATTCGCGGCTCTTGGATTCATGGCAAACCAGCAAGGAGTTGCGGTTGCAGATGTGGCGGCAGCTGGTGTCGGTTTGGCGTTTGTCGTATTCCCGCAGATTATTAACGAATTTCCAGGGTTCAATGGCTTATTTGGAGCACTTTTCTTCCTGTCATTGACGCTTGCAGGACTGACATCCTTAATTTCAATAACAGAAACATATGTGGCTGGCGTTTCAGAGAAATTTGGTATCACTCGCAACAAATCATTAGCTTTCGGCGGTGGTTTGGCTGCTTTAATTTCAATATTGTTTGCTACTCAAGGCGGCTTGTTCTTCCTCGACGTGGTTGATTACTTCATCAACCAGTTTGGTGTAGCATTCATCGGGTTAGTGGAAGTAGTATTAGTGGTGTGGGTATTCCGTAAAGCGGATATGCTGCGCGACCATGCCAATGGCATTTCCGATATCCGCCTTGGCGGCTGGTGGAAATTCTGCTTAGGAATTGTTACACCAATCGTTTTAGGTTATATGATGTTCGGTTTGTTCAAAGTGAATCTACTAAAACAATTCGATACAGAAAACGGAAACTATGAAGGTTATTCCAATATGTTCATCATGTCGGCTGGAGTAACAGTAGCTGCAGCAGCCATCATCTTAGGCGTTTTGGCGTCCTTAGGAAAATGGCATAAAGATTACGCAGAATTTAAAGAAGAAAAATAA
- a CDS encoding HesB/IscA family protein, with amino-acid sequence MTQAVEITEAASFQVKEMMRHNEEEGSFLRVAVKGGGCSGLTYGMGFEKEQSPEDEQYEQFGIKVLVAKEDAGILNGTVVDYKQSLMGGGFTIENPNAIASCGCGTSFRTAKKAGTPENC; translated from the coding sequence ATGACACAAGCAGTAGAGATTACAGAAGCAGCATCGTTTCAAGTGAAAGAAATGATGCGCCACAACGAAGAAGAAGGATCGTTTCTGCGGGTTGCTGTAAAAGGCGGCGGCTGCAGCGGTTTAACATATGGCATGGGCTTTGAAAAAGAACAAAGTCCAGAAGATGAGCAATACGAACAATTCGGGATCAAAGTCTTAGTTGCAAAAGAAGACGCGGGAATTTTAAATGGTACGGTTGTCGATTACAAGCAATCGTTAATGGGCGGCGGTTTCACGATTGAAAATCCGAACGCCATCGCTTCATGCGGCTGCGGGACTTCTTTCCGTACTGCCAAAAAAGCCGGAACTCCGGAAAACTGCTAA
- a CDS encoding NAD(P)/FAD-dependent oxidoreductase translates to MRKLVLLGGGYGNMRILLRLLPNNLPQDMEIILIDRTPFHSMKTEFYALAAGTESDNDVRVPFPEHERLKIVNGEILEIDLEENCVLMENGERVAYDDLVIGLGCEDKYHNVPGADEFTYSIQTIGKSRQTYQALLGLPSGAVVGVVGAGLSGIELASELRESRKDLQIKLFDRSPRILRDFPERLSNFVKKWFDSNDVEVVPSSNITKVEPKLLYNHEETIPVDAVVWTAGIQAVKPVRDLGLEMDNSGRLVINQYHQLPNYEHVYVVGDCAALPMAPSAQLAEEQAEQIVKVLKAVWRGEELPETMPEIKLKGFLGSLGKKQGFAYLADRTVTGRIARLMKSGVLWMYKWHNG, encoded by the coding sequence ATGAGAAAATTAGTCTTACTTGGTGGAGGATACGGCAATATGCGTATTTTGTTGCGTTTATTGCCAAACAATTTGCCACAAGATATGGAGATCATTTTAATCGACCGAACACCATTCCACAGCATGAAAACTGAGTTTTATGCATTGGCGGCGGGAACGGAATCAGACAATGATGTACGTGTTCCATTTCCGGAACATGAGCGGTTGAAAATTGTTAACGGTGAGATTTTGGAAATTGATCTTGAAGAAAATTGTGTATTGATGGAAAACGGAGAACGGGTTGCGTACGACGATTTGGTCATCGGACTCGGCTGCGAAGACAAATACCACAACGTTCCAGGTGCGGATGAATTTACGTACAGCATTCAGACAATCGGCAAATCACGCCAGACATATCAAGCGCTTTTAGGGTTGCCTTCGGGTGCTGTCGTGGGAGTGGTCGGAGCAGGGCTCAGCGGAATTGAGCTTGCCAGTGAGCTTCGCGAAAGCCGTAAAGATTTGCAGATCAAGTTGTTTGACCGGAGTCCTCGGATTTTACGGGATTTTCCGGAGCGTTTGAGCAATTTCGTCAAGAAATGGTTTGACAGCAACGACGTCGAAGTAGTTCCAAGTTCGAACATTACAAAAGTGGAGCCGAAACTGCTTTACAACCACGAAGAAACCATACCAGTTGATGCGGTTGTTTGGACGGCAGGAATCCAGGCGGTTAAGCCGGTGCGTGATTTGGGTCTTGAAATGGACAATAGCGGGCGCTTGGTTATCAACCAGTACCATCAATTGCCGAACTACGAACATGTCTATGTAGTGGGGGATTGTGCTGCATTGCCTATGGCTCCGTCTGCACAACTGGCCGAAGAACAAGCGGAACAAATCGTCAAAGTGCTGAAAGCAGTGTGGAGAGGCGAAGAATTGCCAGAGACGATGCCGGAAATCAAGCTAAAAGGCTTCCTTGGTTCTCTTGGCAAAAAGCAAGGTTTTGCTTACTTGGCAGATCGCACGGTAACGGGACGTATTGCACGCCTGATGAAGTCTGGCGTACTTTGGATGTATAAGTGGCATAACGGATAA